From Sphingomonas hengshuiensis, one genomic window encodes:
- a CDS encoding S8 family peptidase, with translation MKSLLVPFAALLCAASPAEPVAPLPRVAIIDSGVARTAELAPLVSAEYDMASNRSAFQPRYDHGTMVATILARAANRQVDIVSFRIDDPAGCPAAASPPCQPDAAPIVAAIRRATALKVDAINISLALDRDPAITAAIRDAGAAGIPVILAAGNQGLDHPSNLGPARAAYPSAVLVGAIDGEGKVWRGTNRPDAAPVGYNYAWQRGVHVATMTADGRAVTVTGTSFATPFETAQLLARRATAAN, from the coding sequence GTGAAGTCGTTGCTGGTGCCCTTTGCCGCGTTGCTGTGCGCGGCCTCGCCCGCCGAGCCGGTCGCCCCGCTGCCGCGCGTCGCGATCATCGACAGCGGCGTCGCGCGCACCGCCGAACTCGCGCCTTTGGTCAGCGCCGAATATGACATGGCCTCGAACCGCTCCGCCTTCCAGCCGCGCTACGACCATGGCACGATGGTCGCCACGATCCTGGCCCGCGCCGCGAACCGGCAGGTGGACATCGTGTCGTTCCGAATCGACGACCCCGCGGGCTGCCCCGCCGCCGCCAGCCCGCCCTGCCAGCCCGACGCCGCGCCGATCGTCGCCGCGATCCGCCGGGCGACCGCGCTGAAGGTGGATGCGATCAACATCTCGCTCGCGCTCGACCGCGATCCGGCGATCACCGCGGCGATCCGCGACGCGGGGGCGGCGGGAATCCCGGTGATCCTCGCGGCGGGCAATCAAGGCCTCGACCACCCCTCGAACCTAGGCCCCGCGCGCGCCGCCTATCCCAGCGCAGTGCTGGTCGGCGCGATCGACGGCGAGGGCAAGGTGTGGCGCGGCACCAACCGCCCCGATGCGGCGCCGGTCGGCTATAACTACGCCTGGCAGCGCGGGGTGCATGTCGCCACGATGACCGCCGACGGGCGTGCCGTGACCGTAACCGGCACCTCGTTCGCGACGCCGTTCGAGACCGCGCAATTGCTGGCCCGGCGCGCCACTGCCGCGAACTGA
- a CDS encoding Lrp/AsnC family transcriptional regulator — translation MKPEPSALDRFDRAILDALAEDGRMTVTDLAARVGLSKTPAQVRLRRLIDDGFILGFRAVIDPVKLGLDHVAFTEVKLSDTREAALRAFNAAVRKIPEVEECHMIASSFDYLLKVRTSDIRRYRYVLGEKISGLPHVASTSTFVAMETVLDGRKG, via the coding sequence ATGAAGCCAGAACCCAGTGCTTTGGACCGTTTCGACCGGGCGATCCTCGATGCGCTGGCGGAGGATGGCCGAATGACCGTCACCGATCTCGCCGCGCGGGTGGGGCTGTCCAAGACCCCCGCGCAGGTCCGGCTGCGGCGGTTGATCGACGACGGCTTCATCCTGGGGTTTCGCGCGGTGATCGACCCCGTCAAGCTCGGACTCGACCATGTCGCCTTTACCGAGGTCAAGCTGTCCGACACGCGTGAGGCGGCGCTGCGCGCGTTCAACGCGGCGGTGCGGAAAATCCCCGAAGTCGAGGAATGCCACATGATCGCGAGCAGCTTCGACTATCTGCTCAAGGTCCGCACCTCGGACATCCGCCGCTATCGCTATGTGCTGGGCGAGAAGATCTCGGGCCTGCCGCATGTCGCCAGCACCTCGACCTTCGTCGCGATGGAAACCGTGCTCGACGGGCGCAAGGGATAG
- a CDS encoding serine hydrolase domain-containing protein gives MLLPALLLAALPQTAPQPVAPPVATVRVAFDRRGETSVIAEGLADAAANRAVTADDPVRVASISKLVTGIAVLRLVEAGKLDLDADVSALLGWRLRNPAFPEMPITLRLLLSHRSSLTDTLDYVLPLDADMRGVLADPRAWDAAHAPGAYFRYTNFNFPVVAAVMERATGERFDRLMDRLVLAPLGIAGCYNWAACPAPVAARAVVIYRAGTPTKDDHHGAPPPCPVTPASDGSCDLSTWRAGANGAIFSPQGGLRISARALARIGRMLLGDGKVDGVRLLRPASVRLLETPLWTFNGSNGDTIDGFYCSYGLAVTFLPTQRAGCRDDPFGDGRARIGHAGEAYGLKSGLWIDRAAGSGVAYFATDVPDAPGAHSAFSTVEETLSARRK, from the coding sequence ATGCTGCTCCCCGCCCTGCTGCTCGCCGCGCTCCCGCAAACCGCACCCCAGCCGGTCGCCCCACCGGTCGCCACGGTGCGCGTCGCGTTCGATCGGCGCGGCGAGACATCGGTGATTGCCGAGGGCCTTGCCGATGCCGCCGCGAACCGCGCAGTGACGGCGGACGATCCAGTGCGAGTCGCATCGATCTCGAAACTCGTCACGGGAATCGCGGTGCTGCGGCTGGTCGAGGCGGGGAAGCTCGATCTCGACGCCGATGTCTCGGCGCTGCTCGGCTGGCGGTTGCGCAACCCGGCCTTTCCCGAAATGCCGATCACGCTGCGGCTGCTGCTCTCGCACCGGTCGAGCCTGACCGACACGCTCGATTATGTCCTGCCACTCGACGCCGACATGCGCGGCGTGCTGGCCGACCCGCGTGCGTGGGATGCGGCGCACGCGCCGGGTGCGTATTTCCGCTACACCAACTTCAACTTCCCGGTGGTCGCGGCGGTGATGGAGCGCGCCACGGGCGAGCGGTTCGACCGGCTGATGGACCGGCTGGTGCTCGCGCCTTTGGGGATTGCGGGCTGCTACAATTGGGCGGCGTGCCCCGCGCCGGTCGCGGCGCGCGCAGTGGTGATCTATCGCGCGGGCACGCCGACCAAGGACGATCATCACGGCGCCCCGCCGCCCTGCCCCGTCACCCCGGCCAGCGACGGGAGTTGCGACCTGTCGACCTGGCGCGCGGGCGCGAATGGCGCGATCTTTTCGCCGCAGGGCGGGCTGCGCATTTCCGCGCGGGCGCTGGCGCGAATCGGGCGGATGCTGCTCGGCGACGGGAAGGTCGATGGCGTGCGGCTGTTGCGCCCGGCATCGGTGCGGCTGCTGGAGACGCCGCTCTGGACCTTCAACGGCAGCAATGGCGACACGATCGACGGATTCTATTGTAGCTATGGCCTCGCAGTGACGTTCCTGCCGACGCAGCGGGCAGGATGCCGCGACGATCCGTTCGGCGACGGGCGTGCGCGGATCGGACATGCCGGCGAGGCCTATGGGCTGAAATCGGGGCTGTGGATCGATCGCGCGGCGGGCAGCGGCGTCGCCTATTTCGCGACCGACGTGCCCGATGCGCCGGGCGCGCATTCGGCGTTCAGCACCGTGGAGGAGACGCTTTCGGCCCGTCGCAAATAG
- a CDS encoding LysR family transcriptional regulator, with translation MNLRHIEIFHAVYVNGSVSGAARALNVSQPSVSKMLRHAESLLGFQLFQRTNGRLVPTEDAHVLFTEVAEIQDRVYALREAGKNLRRGAGGMLRVSALPSLALQMLPIAVARFLRTHQNVQFDLQTVHHDDMLRKLFERETDIAIAYEVPPTAPIDDLALGEGELVVLYREQDMPGAPPRVELECLRGQRFISLATSGPMGQLFLQEVQRQNVELDDVVLARTFYIAAALVQQGVGMTVVDNFTAQASLVPGLSMRPLKPSLTFGVHALFLHNRPLTALATDFLKTLRTVIDVP, from the coding sequence ATGAACCTGCGTCACATCGAGATATTCCACGCGGTCTATGTCAACGGATCGGTAAGCGGCGCGGCGCGTGCGCTCAATGTGTCACAGCCTTCGGTGTCGAAGATGCTGCGCCACGCCGAATCGCTGCTGGGCTTCCAGTTGTTTCAGCGCACCAATGGCCGGCTGGTGCCGACCGAGGACGCGCATGTCCTCTTCACCGAAGTCGCCGAGATCCAGGACCGCGTCTATGCGCTGCGCGAGGCGGGGAAGAACCTGCGGCGTGGCGCGGGGGGCATGCTGCGCGTGTCCGCGCTGCCCTCGCTCGCGCTCCAGATGCTGCCGATCGCAGTGGCGCGCTTCCTGCGCACCCACCAGAATGTCCAGTTCGACCTCCAGACGGTCCATCACGACGACATGCTGCGGAAACTGTTCGAGCGCGAGACCGATATCGCCATCGCCTATGAAGTCCCCCCGACCGCGCCGATCGACGACCTCGCGCTGGGCGAAGGCGAACTGGTGGTGCTCTACCGCGAACAGGACATGCCGGGCGCCCCGCCGCGCGTCGAGCTGGAGTGCCTGCGCGGGCAACGCTTCATCAGCCTGGCGACCAGCGGCCCGATGGGGCAGCTCTTCCTCCAGGAGGTCCAGCGCCAGAATGTCGAGCTGGACGACGTCGTCCTCGCCCGCACCTTCTACATCGCCGCCGCCTTGGTGCAGCAGGGGGTGGGGATGACCGTGGTCGACAATTTCACCGCGCAGGCATCGCTCGTCCCCGGCCTGTCGATGCGCCCGCTCAAGCCGTCGCTGACCTTCGGCGTCCACGCGCTGTTCCTCCACAACCGCCCGCTGACCGCACTCGCCACCGATTTCCTCAAGACGCTGCGGACGGTGATCGATGTGCCGTGA
- a CDS encoding ThuA domain-containing protein: MRSDRASRMAIAGAMLMAMAMPVAAQAQAAPQVPAPYVKDPRNWPTPVVDTVPPTLPAFKARHAVLVLSKTNGFRDDPQIRTANAALAALVRARGWDVFVTENAAVSNPAQLAKFDVIVLNSTSGDIFTEAQRAAFRGWLERGGGLVALHGAGGDHDYAWKWYQESLIGAVFMGHTARPKQFQQGTIHLAEPGHPILKGLPAAWTREEEWYAFDRVPSGAQTRILAWLDEDSYEPVPNQRMGAQHPIMWTRCIGRGRMVFSALGHKAETYGEPLHLRMIGNALDWAAVAKRQRC; encoded by the coding sequence ATGCGCAGCGATCGGGCGAGCAGGATGGCGATTGCGGGTGCGATGCTGATGGCGATGGCCATGCCCGTCGCCGCGCAGGCCCAGGCGGCACCGCAGGTCCCCGCGCCCTATGTCAAGGACCCGCGCAACTGGCCGACCCCCGTGGTCGATACGGTCCCGCCGACGCTCCCGGCGTTCAAGGCGCGCCACGCGGTGCTCGTCCTGTCCAAGACCAACGGCTTTCGCGACGATCCGCAGATCCGCACCGCCAACGCCGCGCTCGCCGCCCTTGTCCGCGCGCGCGGGTGGGACGTGTTCGTGACCGAGAACGCCGCCGTGTCCAACCCCGCCCAGCTCGCCAAGTTCGACGTGATCGTCCTCAACAGCACCAGCGGCGACATCTTCACCGAGGCCCAGCGCGCCGCCTTTCGCGGCTGGCTGGAGCGCGGCGGCGGGCTGGTGGCGCTGCACGGCGCGGGTGGCGACCATGATTATGCGTGGAAATGGTATCAGGAGTCGCTGATCGGCGCGGTGTTCATGGGCCACACCGCGCGGCCCAAGCAGTTCCAGCAGGGCACGATCCATCTTGCCGAGCCGGGCCACCCGATCCTGAAGGGGCTGCCCGCCGCCTGGACGCGCGAAGAGGAATGGTATGCGTTCGACCGCGTGCCGAGCGGGGCGCAGACGCGCATCCTCGCCTGGCTGGACGAAGACAGCTACGAACCCGTCCCCAACCAGCGGATGGGCGCGCAGCACCCGATAATGTGGACGCGCTGCATCGGGCGCGGCCGGATGGTCTTCTCGGCGCTGGGGCACAAGGCGGAGACCTATGGCGAGCCGCTGCACCTGCGGATGATCGGCAACGCGCTCGACTGGGCCGCCGTGGCGAAGCGCCAGCGCTGCTGA
- the putA gene encoding trifunctional transcriptional regulator/proline dehydrogenase/L-glutamate gamma-semialdehyde dehydrogenase: MTANPFADFAPAIRPADPARAAITAAARLPEPVCVPPLVEAATLPPALRARVAETARTLIEGLRSGRPPAGVQALVQEYALSSQEGVALMCLAEALLRIPDTATRDALIRDKLAGGDWAAHLGEGRSLFVNAATWGLVVTGKLADSADDEGLSAALTRMVARVGAPVIRRGVDIAMRMMGEQFVTGQTIEEALRRAAPLEARGFGYSYDMLGEAAATAEDAARYLADYQRAIDAIGKASAGRGIYAGPGISIKLSALHPRYSRAQGARVMAELLPRVRALALQARGYGIGFNIDAEEADRLELSLDLLQSLAEDPALGEWDGLGFVVQAYGKRCPLVLDWIVALARRTGRRIMVRLVKGAYWDAEIKRAQVDGLSDYPVFTRKLYTDVSYIACARKLLAARDAVFPQFATHNAQTLATIYQLAGPDFAIGDYEFQCLHGMGEPLYDQVVGADRLNRPCRIYAPVGTTETLLAYLVRRLLENGANSSFVNRIADPDVSVGTLIADPAEAVRAMPVPGAPHDAIALPARILGARRNSTGMDLASEAVLAALSEALADSAAQAWQAGAQGTARAVLNPADHRDVVGIVYDMAPEPAQAAATRAAASDWAATPVEDRAAMLERAAEALEARMPVLIGLLIREAGKSAANAIAEVREGVDFLRYYAAEARRILADATPLGPVVCISPWNFPLAIFTGQVAAALAAGNPVLAKPAEETPLIAAEAVRILHAAGVPAHALQLVPGDGSIGAALVAAPQTAGVMFTGSTDVARLIQRQLATRVSADGQPIPLIAETGGQNAMIVDSSALTEQVVADVLASAFDSAGQRCSALRLLCVQEEVADRTLAMLRGAMRELRVGSPARLAVDVGPVITEDARATIAAHIDAMRAAGHRVEQTPLEPETDTGTFVAPTLIEIGSIAELKREVFGPVLHVIRYAARDLDALVDAVNATGYGLTFGLHTRLDATVARVTQRVRAGNLYVNRNVIGAVVGVQPFGGRGLSGTGPKAGGPLYLTRLVAQGNRIAQPGPLSAVIPAKAGIHSATPLDEEAQAEPRMDPDFRQDDNGFHPMQSPPEPADAVRRVISQSRLGLETELPGPVGERNLYALHPRGRIALVAATEPGLRRQLDAVLATGNSAVTGAPRAWLSGLDDAVAARIEWAADPLAAPGIAAALVEGDSDAVRAAAQALAARDGAIVPLQARSSTALAAGNGYVLEWLVEEVSTSINTTAAGGNASLMALA; encoded by the coding sequence GTGACCGCAAACCCCTTTGCCGATTTCGCCCCCGCGATCCGCCCCGCCGATCCGGCCCGCGCCGCGATCACCGCCGCCGCGCGGCTGCCCGAGCCGGTCTGCGTCCCCCCGCTGGTCGAGGCGGCGACCTTGCCCCCCGCGCTGCGCGCGCGCGTCGCCGAGACTGCGCGCACGCTGATCGAGGGGCTGCGCAGCGGGCGGCCCCCGGCGGGGGTGCAGGCGCTGGTCCAGGAATATGCGCTGAGCAGCCAGGAGGGCGTCGCGCTGATGTGCCTTGCCGAGGCGCTGCTGCGCATCCCCGACACCGCCACCCGCGACGCGCTGATCCGCGACAAGCTGGCGGGGGGCGACTGGGCGGCGCATCTGGGCGAGGGCCGGTCGCTGTTCGTCAACGCCGCGACCTGGGGGCTGGTCGTCACCGGCAAGCTCGCCGACAGCGCCGATGACGAAGGGCTGTCCGCCGCGCTCACGCGCATGGTCGCGCGGGTCGGGGCGCCGGTGATCCGGCGCGGGGTCGACATCGCGATGCGGATGATGGGCGAGCAGTTCGTCACCGGCCAGACGATCGAGGAGGCGCTGCGCCGCGCCGCGCCGCTCGAGGCGCGCGGATTCGGCTATTCCTATGACATGCTCGGCGAAGCGGCCGCCACCGCCGAGGACGCCGCGCGCTATCTCGCCGACTATCAGCGCGCGATCGACGCGATCGGCAAGGCGTCGGCGGGACGCGGCATCTACGCAGGCCCCGGCATCTCGATCAAGCTGTCCGCGCTCCACCCACGCTACAGCCGCGCGCAGGGCGCCCGCGTGATGGCCGAACTCCTCCCCCGCGTCCGCGCATTGGCGCTCCAGGCGCGCGGCTATGGCATCGGGTTCAACATCGATGCCGAGGAGGCCGACCGGCTCGAGCTGTCGCTCGACCTGCTCCAGTCGCTGGCCGAGGACCCGGCGCTGGGCGAGTGGGACGGGCTGGGCTTCGTCGTCCAGGCCTATGGCAAGCGCTGCCCGCTGGTGCTCGACTGGATCGTCGCGCTGGCGCGGCGCACCGGGCGGCGGATCATGGTGCGGCTGGTCAAGGGCGCCTATTGGGATGCCGAGATCAAGCGCGCGCAGGTCGACGGGCTGAGCGATTATCCGGTGTTCACGCGCAAGCTTTATACCGATGTCTCGTACATCGCCTGCGCGCGGAAGCTGCTGGCGGCGCGCGACGCGGTGTTCCCGCAATTCGCGACGCATAATGCGCAGACGCTGGCGACGATCTACCAGCTTGCCGGGCCCGATTTCGCGATCGGCGACTATGAGTTCCAATGCCTGCACGGTATGGGCGAGCCGCTGTACGACCAGGTCGTCGGTGCCGACAGGCTGAACCGCCCCTGCCGCATCTATGCGCCGGTGGGCACGACCGAGACGTTGCTCGCCTATCTCGTCCGCCGCCTGCTCGAAAACGGCGCCAATTCGTCCTTCGTCAACCGCATCGCCGACCCCGATGTGTCGGTCGGCACGCTGATCGCCGATCCGGCGGAGGCCGTGCGCGCGATGCCGGTGCCGGGGGCGCCGCACGACGCGATCGCGCTGCCCGCGCGGATCCTGGGCGCGCGGCGCAATTCGACCGGCATGGACCTGGCGAGCGAGGCGGTGCTGGCGGCGCTCAGCGAGGCGCTGGCGGACAGCGCGGCGCAGGCGTGGCAGGCGGGGGCGCAGGGTACCGCCCGCGCGGTGCTCAACCCCGCCGATCACCGCGACGTGGTGGGCATTGTCTATGACATGGCGCCGGAACCTGCACAGGCTGCCGCGACGCGCGCAGCCGCGTCGGACTGGGCGGCGACGCCGGTCGAGGACCGCGCGGCGATGCTGGAGCGTGCGGCGGAGGCGCTGGAGGCGCGGATGCCGGTGCTGATCGGGCTGCTGATCCGCGAGGCGGGCAAATCCGCCGCCAACGCCATCGCCGAAGTGCGCGAGGGGGTCGATTTCCTCCGCTATTACGCTGCCGAGGCGCGGCGGATATTGGCCGACGCCACGCCTTTGGGGCCGGTGGTGTGCATCAGCCCATGGAACTTCCCGCTGGCGATCTTCACCGGACAGGTCGCAGCGGCGCTCGCGGCGGGCAATCCGGTGCTCGCCAAGCCCGCCGAGGAAACCCCGCTGATCGCCGCCGAGGCGGTCCGCATCCTCCATGCGGCAGGCGTTCCGGCGCACGCGCTCCAGCTCGTCCCCGGCGACGGCAGCATCGGCGCGGCTTTGGTCGCGGCGCCACAGACCGCCGGGGTGATGTTCACCGGCTCGACCGACGTCGCACGGCTGATCCAGCGCCAGCTCGCCACGCGCGTCTCCGCCGATGGCCAGCCCATCCCCCTGATCGCCGAGACCGGCGGGCAGAATGCGATGATCGTCGATTCGTCGGCGCTGACCGAACAAGTAGTGGCCGACGTGCTCGCCTCGGCGTTCGACAGCGCGGGCCAGCGTTGCTCGGCGCTGCGGCTGTTGTGCGTGCAGGAGGAGGTTGCCGACCGGACGCTGGCGATGCTGCGCGGGGCGATGCGCGAGTTGCGCGTCGGATCGCCCGCGCGGCTGGCAGTCGATGTCGGCCCGGTGATCACCGAGGACGCCCGCGCGACGATCGCCGCGCATATCGATGCGATGCGCGCGGCGGGGCACCGGGTCGAACAGACGCCGCTGGAGCCGGAGACCGACACCGGCACCTTCGTCGCGCCGACGCTGATCGAGATCGGATCGATCGCCGAATTGAAGCGCGAGGTGTTCGGCCCGGTGCTGCACGTGATCCGCTATGCCGCGCGCGACCTGGATGCGCTGGTCGATGCAGTCAACGCGACCGGCTATGGCCTCACCTTCGGGCTGCACACCCGGCTCGACGCGACCGTGGCGCGGGTCACGCAGCGGGTGCGCGCGGGCAATCTCTACGTCAATCGCAACGTCATCGGCGCAGTCGTCGGGGTCCAGCCGTTCGGCGGGCGCGGGCTGTCGGGCACGGGGCCGAAGGCGGGCGGGCCGCTCTATCTGACGCGGCTGGTGGCGCAGGGCAATCGCATAGCGCAGCCAGGACCTCTAAGCGCCGTCATCCCAGCGAAGGCTGGGATCCATTCAGCCACTCCGCTGGACGAAGAAGCGCAGGCCGAGCCCCGAATGGATCCTGACTTTCGTCAGGATGACAATGGGTTTCACCCGATGCAATCGCCCCCCGAACCGGCGGACGCCGTGCGACGGGTGATCAGCCAGTCCCGGCTGGGGCTGGAAACCGAACTCCCCGGCCCGGTCGGCGAGCGCAACCTCTATGCGCTCCATCCCCGCGGGCGGATCGCGCTGGTCGCCGCGACCGAACCGGGGCTGCGGCGCCAGCTGGACGCCGTGCTCGCGACGGGGAACAGCGCCGTGACCGGCGCCCCGCGCGCATGGCTGTCCGGGCTGGACGACGCCGTGGCGGCGCGGATCGAATGGGCGGCGGACCCGCTGGCGGCGCCCGGAATCGCCGCGGCGCTGGTGGAAGGCGATTCCGATGCGGTGCGCGCGGCGGCGCAGGCGCTTGCGGCCCGCGACGGCGCGATCGTCCCGCTACAGGCGCGCAGCAGCACGGCGCTGGCGGCGGGCAATGGCTATGTGCTGGAATGGCTGGTCGAGGAAGTCTCGACGTCGATCAACACCACCGCGGCGGGCGGGAACGCCAGCCTGATGGCGCTGGCTTGA
- a CDS encoding response regulator transcription factor has protein sequence MHSYDHATVSPTIVLVEDDPPLRTLTTRALQENGYTVRPAASAPEMWLAMEQGPPDLVLLDIMLPGTNGIDLCRAIRQKSEVPIIFISAKGSETDRVIGLELGADDYIAKPFGTRELIARVRAVLRRGGVERQPQDRPRGMLKFDGWTVNMPRRELVSPTGAVVDLTGAEFDLLVTLCDHSGRVIARERLIELSRTRLGDSSDRSIDVLVSRLRRKLSSAGNAAPIVTVRGVGYMLSAPVVRD, from the coding sequence ATGCATTCTTACGATCACGCAACGGTTTCCCCCACGATCGTCCTTGTCGAGGACGATCCGCCGCTGCGCACGCTGACGACGCGCGCGCTTCAGGAAAATGGCTATACCGTCCGCCCCGCCGCCTCCGCGCCGGAGATGTGGCTGGCGATGGAACAGGGGCCGCCCGACCTGGTGCTGCTCGACATCATGCTGCCCGGCACCAACGGGATCGACCTGTGCCGCGCGATCCGGCAGAAGAGCGAAGTGCCGATCATCTTCATCTCCGCCAAGGGCAGCGAAACCGATCGCGTGATCGGGCTCGAACTGGGCGCCGACGATTATATCGCCAAGCCGTTCGGCACGCGCGAGCTGATCGCGCGGGTGCGCGCGGTGCTCCGTCGCGGCGGTGTCGAGCGCCAGCCGCAGGATCGCCCGCGCGGCATGCTGAAGTTCGACGGCTGGACCGTGAACATGCCGCGCCGCGAGCTGGTTTCGCCCACCGGCGCGGTGGTCGACCTGACCGGCGCCGAGTTCGATCTGCTGGTGACCTTGTGCGACCATAGCGGCCGCGTGATCGCGCGCGAGCGGCTGATCGAGCTGTCGCGCACCCGGCTGGGCGACAGTTCGGATCGCAGCATCGACGTGCTGGTCAGCCGGCTGCGCCGCAAGCTGTCGAGCGCAGGCAACGCCGCGCCGATCGTCACGGTGCGCGGCGTCGGCTATATGCTGAGCGCGCCGGTCGTCCGCGATTGA